The sequence cAGATTCATTTTATATAGTTATGCGAaggtggtgggtgggagggagaaaataAGTTTGTTTCTGCAGGCCATATATTGAACCTAGTCTAGTGGAAACAGGACCAGTTTAAAACAGGACAAATCAGAAACCCAGTTGCTTCTCCGTTTTTTACTCGCCCTGGAGCCTTGGTTGCCAGAATATAAAAGGGGGGCTGTCACCACCTTGCAGGGCTGCTGATGTCGAGATGATAAGTAGGCTCCGTTCCTTGCATATAATAGGCCTCTGTGAATGCTAATTCCTCTGTCTCCTGTGTTCCAGGACAGGGTGTACCCGGGAAGCCCTGAATGAGGCTGTAGGAGGTGCTAATCCTAATTTCCAAATGGGTTCTCCTCCCCAGCGGCTTCTTTTCAGCTGGAAAAGTCCCCATGGCTGAAAAGTCCCCATGGCGGGAACCACTGACTGGGATCTTTTCTCAGGGACATGCGAAGCCCTCCCTTTGTCTCATTTTTACTATCAGTCTGGTACTTGATATGTAGGAAGACATATCTTAGCTCCTCCCTCATGTCTTTCCAACCAGAGGCATAggagcccagcccccagctgcaGCAGGCCCTTCTGTCTGTCGCTCTCCAGCTCTTCCTCTCACCCGAGTGCTCCCAGCACGTCCTGCTGCAGGGTTTTACTCAAGAGGGGCTCTGCCTtgtctcccctcctttccctgcccCCAGATTAGCCCCCTCCCTAATATTCTTACAGTCTTACAGCCTCATcactcttttcttcccctttgttcAATCCTATCTTGGTCTATAGTATTTACAGGAATTTCTACAGGAAGCCTCTGAAGGGGCCCACCAGCTTGTAGGATATATCGCAGACCTTTTCTAGAGTTCTTCCCATCCGGTCCCTGAAGATGCTGACATCCCGCCATTTCCAGGTCTGCCCAGAGCAGCACTCCTATGCCTACCTGCCTGAGCTCTGCCCTCCTTTGTCATCTTCCCGTATCGCACGCTTAGCACATCTGTCTCACCGTAAAATTTCCTGCCAGGCTTGCCTTCTTGTCTTAGCATCCCACTTGTTCTTATGAAACAGGTGGTTGTGCCTTTTGAGTCTCAACCTTCATTTAAAGTTGACTGTTGTCGTCCTCATCTTTGCTCCAGAATCAGGCACATAAAGACCCCGATGCACTAGTCTTCCTCAGCTTGTCCCTGCATGTCCTCACATTCTGCATCCAGTCCAGCCATACTCACATCGTTTGGTTTTTCATAGAAAGAGCTGCCTCCCTTCCACTCCTGGACTGAACCTTTGccctctccccagggccccacATCCCCAAgctgtctctgcttcctctgggaaAATGTCAGGACCCAGAATCTTGGAGCTCTGAGCCTGCAGCCCCAATGCCATCACAGCAACATCACAACCTGTGGCAACTTTGGACGTGATGTTGAGCTTTCCTGCTAAATAGTGATTATGGCAATTAGAGCCGGTCCAGCATGAGtagatacatacatacgtacACCTGCATTTATTTCCAACATTCTTTTCTACAAGAGAATTGATCTGGGACTTCAGATTTCATTTAATGCCAAAATAGGGTTTTCCAAACTAAGgaatagagaaaggagaaaggaaagttccaGCAGTATTACATATAATCATTACATGATGGAGTAGAGTCCCCAGTCATGATTTCTTGAGTAATTTTTCGCCTAAAGCAATGTCCCTATTCCCTTCACCTTTGTTGTTTCCGTGGAAGAGTtcatttctgttcatttgttAGGTCTCATTTTATACACAACTTCCATAGAAAATCCGTCCTTTATTGTCTTCAAGGCAATTGACTATTTGAATCAATGAGTGCATGACTAAGGAAAGAAAGATTGCTCTAGCTTCTGTGGTTTTTGCATTTAGTAAATGTTAAGGGTTAATGTCAGTCTGGTGTTGTCGTTATAATGCCCCATGGCATGGGTCCAGGGGGATTTGGAGAACAGCGGCTCCTGCTCCTCCTTAAAGACAAATGCTAGCGGCACTTCAATTTTGCCAACTCGGTCATCAATAGGGACTGTTGAGTCTCCACCGGGAGCTAAGGGGTGGGTTCATGATGATTAATACGGACCCTACATGTCCATCTACTGTCTCACAGTGTAGCTGTGACAAGGGCGTTCACCACAGTCGGGTCCATGGAGAGTGAGCCACTGGCGGGGACCAGGCTGGGGAGATCGCCCCTATTTAAGAggagaaagtggaaaaagaaaagagcatggGGCCAAGGGATAAAGGATAAGGGGGATGCTTCATAAGACTCAGAGGAAATGCAGCCTCGGGAAATAATAAGCAAGAGGAACCAGAAGATAAATTCACAAAACTGGCCTTCTCAGTAAGACAGAAAACCATGACCTTTAAGGAACAGAAACAGAGCCTTGTGGAGCAAGAGGCTGAGATAGAAGGCATCGGGAGAAGATGACCCGGGATGTGGAGGAAATAAGGATTGCCAGAAAACCGAAGCttcaacagagaaataaaatctgcATGGGACGCCGTAAAAACCAAAAGTGACACTGAGGCGAATTGACAGAGTGGTGTGGAAAAAACCTTAAAAAGCCACTTAATAGGGGCAGAAGGTCGGAGAGGTGAAAcaaggggagaaggcaggagaaacTGAGAACAGGCTAGGAGAACGggcaagagaaaaaacagaacagCCGAACCTGCTACCACAGTGCGAGTCACTATGGAAGAGACGGTTGAGGGCAGCCTGCGTTCCAGCAAAATCAGGAAAAACAGATCCCACTGGAACACAACATGAAGAAGCCTGTGAACTACAAggactgaaaaattaaatatgcagACAGAAAGCACTCAAGCTACCGACCACGTAAGGGACCCTAATCCACTGCCCACagctttctctcctctgcagcctggggaTCCAAGGGGGCTGGAACAGCTGCACTGGCGTCTTAAGGAGAAATGTTACAGCCCGAAACATGCAGCCTCCACaggcttgtttgtttgttttgaatgtGAGAATGCCTGTCACGAGACTGTACCCTGTCCTGTATGACAAAACTTGAAGGCTCAGAGGGTATAGTGAGGATGGATTTGGTCTAGAAATGACTCAGCTGATAGTCATCCAACCCCACGCGTGCAAAGGCCACACTCTCCCCTGCAGTTCAGGGGGGAGGAGATCAAGCAGCTCAGTTCGTAGCTCTCCTCCTGAGGCCACGGTGCTGGCCCGGCCCCGTGCAGAGCTGGGCCCCTGCATTCAGAACCAGACTTCAGAAACATGGCTTTGTTCTTTCCCATAAACCAGAGATGCCCCAAACAACCCAATGGCCCTTAAAAATTTTCCAATGCTAAGGAGTCTAAAGAATTATATTATGCAATTTTAAAAACCGTGACAAAATTCACTGGGTTTCTTTCGATGGGCAAGACGAATAAGCCAACTGTGAGACAGAAATGATTTGCTGTGAAGCACCCCTTATATGTTGTCTTAAATTTAGGACTTGCGAATGCTTTTGGCAAGTCTGCTTAACCAGGATGAGAGGATGAACTCgcagaagaacaagaagaaagaagatgagaaactCCCCGAAAATGCGAACAGCGAATAGAGCTTAaggtttttattttcacatatatacacataacacATATTGTGTCTATAGagatatatgtaatatattctaCAATAAGCAcgaattttataatcagaaaagaagtttactttttcttccagaaagtaGAAACTGGAGTGCCTGGTAAGGGTCCCACAATGCTGTCCCCTCCAGCTGGCCTTGATCAAGCCTGTTATGGTATCGTTGATCCCTGCTCCTAAAAGACAAATGGCTTTGCTCCTTGAGGAGTGTTGGGCCTGGAGAAAACTGCTTCTCTGGAAattgaggagtgtgtgtgtgatttctCTTAAAGTGTTTCCTAAGTtattctggggggggggggggacactaGTTGTACCCCGAGGCTCAGCCATCGTGCCTTCTTCTTATATTCCCTGAATGGCTGGGCTTCCCAAGCAGACATGGACCTTGGGAGATAACCAGCTGGAAGTGCCGCGGCCCCTCCTCCCCGCAAGGGAGCACGCTGTTATTAACTGGACATTCTTTACAGCTGGGCTGGAGGAAGTTTTTGGCTGTAAACTGTCATGCACTGCAACCTTCATTGAAAAGGCCGAGAGAATGGAGATGCTTGTCCTGAGAACCAAGTAACAAAGATCCAGAAAATCAGGCCCAgaattgagaggaaaaataacaGGTCGTGAAAGACGAGAGATGCTCCCCAGCTACGGCACCGTCGGTAACCTCCAGCCTCCAACGCCCCCCACTCCTGCGGTCAGACCTCTGGATCTCGCTCTTGAACGCTTGGGACGTTCGCCGTTGGAGGGTGGAAACGTCATTGCGCGTGtttgaaatttcacatttttttttctttccggGGGTTTTAGTCGTGTTTGGCTGGCCTGCTCCTGTTTGTGGAGCTGAATTGAAATCAGAACCACAGTCCTGGAGCCAGCTGGTATACACGCCAGTATCCCCCAGCTCTTCTGGACTTTGGGAAAATCGACCCCCAAGTGGTGAGCGCCAAGAGAGCTCCCGCCTTAGGGATGGAGGAGCGTCAGCCCAGATCCTCCGCTGCCTGGGACCCACCCTTCTtcctccacctcaccccacctTGCCCCTTGCCCCTTTATTCTGAGCTCGGAGACTGGAGCCCTCTTAGGCCCCAGAGGAGACGCTATAGACATTTTTATTCTCTcaggaaacagacacacacatccacacacaagCACCCAAATCCCGTGGCCTGAAGAGCCGGGTAGAAGGCGACTCTGGAGGGTCCGGGTGCCAGGAGCAAATGAAGTCCTTTTGGTACCTCTTTCCGGAAGGAACTTCCTCTCCTTGGATGAGCTCCTTGGGCATTCCGTGCACCTTAGACAACAAAAGAAACTGACAACCGGGGACAGACTCGAGGTGCGCCGGGACCCCGACTCTTCGGTCTCCGTTTGGAGAGGGGCGGACAGGCAGCCCGGGAAGCAAGCTCATCCCACCCCGGGGGGCGGCAGGCACCCTCTCCCGAGCAGGCCCCAGGAAGGCAGAGGCGGGGCGGTCCTCCGCGTCCCAGCCCAGGTCCCTCGGGCGGTTTCCCTCCTAATTCCCGACCCCGCCGAGCCCGGCCGGGCGCCGGGCAGGGAGGGGTCAGCGCGGGGCGCAGAGTTCACGCTGTGCCCGGAGAACCCTCTTGCCAGGGCACAGGGCTGTTCTCAATGGGGTGCCCCACCCGACGCGCTGGCTTTTCCCAGAGGCCGCGGAGATGGGGTACGTGGGAAGAAGACCAGGAAACCGAGGCTGGAACCACGCGCTTTGGGAGAGCGGCGCGCGAGGGGTCCGGAGGCGCACAGCCAGCGCTCAGACACGgagctcctgcttccttcctccctccctcccgggcTCCCATTTTAGGAGGAATGCTATTGTTTAAAGAGACCTTATTGAACTATTTCCTGCTCATTGTCACCTTTCCTTCGCTCTCCTCGCCGAGCTGCTCACAGAAAGGTAATAAACCGGCCGAATCCCACACCGCCGGCAACGGTGGCCGGGCCGGGCCCAGCCCCACGGGGAAGCGCACCCCGACCCTCGCTCGCCGAAGAACACCCAGGGCAGCCCCCTCGCACTCCCACCCTCCGCAGAAACAAAGACCAGACTACAGAGGCCAAGCAAACTCCCAGATCACAGTCAGTGCACGCGCAGCCCTCGTCCACAAAGTCCTGTTCTTGTATGGGAAGCGAGAAAACTTCCAAATAGGGGTCGTTTGGTTGACTTCCGTCTGTGTCGCTCAAAGGCAGACTGCGAGCGCGCGGGGCTTCCCTTCCAGGCTTGCGAAGGCCACAGGGAACGGGGCTCGCCGGGGTGGGCTCATCCACGGTCTTGGCTGTTAGTGGAGCCCCCTGAAGCGCCGCGGGACGTGGACCGTATCGGGAGGGGACCCTGCTCGGTGGAGCGCTGCGCCTTCGGAGGAGTGAGACCAACACGACCCGGGAGAGGCAGACAGCGCGCGCCCTTCAGCCTGGTTGTGCGCGCTGGTCGCTGGCGGGGGACGGTGGACAGCGGGCCCGGGCGCAGGTGAGCGCCGCGGTGCCCCTCCAGGTTGGCACACCTGCGGATTCGCGGATGCGCTTGGAGAGCGAAGAGGGCTTCGCAAGGGGGTGGTGGGGAGCGTCGCGGGCGGCCCGGCAACCCCTGGGGGACGTGCGGGCTGGGGCGAGCTCGGGCGCCGGCCCCTCcatccccgccccgcccccgacCTCCTCCCGGCCCTCGGGCCCGCCCAGCCGCTTTGAAGGAGGTGCAAACATTTGGGGGAGGGCGGAGGTGTAGGGGCTGGGCCGGGGCCCAGGATTTACATGAAACAGGCGCGGGAGCCCATTGTTGGCCCCCCGGCCTCCCCCGCCCGCAGGGCCGGGTCTGATATGGCCGCGCGCCACCAATGGGCAGCTGCCCTGGCACTTCAAAGGGCGCGCGGCCCAATCCGCCGAGCCCCCCTCCGCGGCCGCCGCGGCTCTATTTATGGGGAGGGGACCGATTTTCTCTCCGCAGAGACCTACTCTAGTCGCGCCTGGAGGGAGTTCAAGTGGAataaccctccccccacccctctcccccgccccctccccccccagatCTCCGTCCTCGCCCTCCTCCCGGGTCTGTGCTGGGACCCGGGCGCCGTCGCGGGTCTTGGCCCGAGCAGCCCCTTTTCTTGGAAAAGCGGCCGCCGACGGCGGTGACGGTGGCTCTCGGGTAGCGAGTCGGGGCTCCCgggggcggtggggaggggccgggcgggcgggcgggaggATGAGCTCCCCTGGCACGGAGGGCGCAGGGAAAAGCCTGCAGTACCGAGTGGACCACCTGCTGAGCGCCGTGGAGAGCGAGCTGCAGGCGGGCAGCGAGAAGGGCGACCCCACGGAGCGCGAGCTGCGCGTGGGCCTGGAGGAGAGCGAGCTGTGGCTGCGCTTCAAGCAGCTCACCAACGAGATGATCGTCACCAAGAACGGCAGGTAGGTGCGCGACCCGAGCCCCGGCGTGCGCCACGCGCTCCGGCGGGCCGGGGCCCGGAAAGTTCCTTACTGTCGAACACTTTGTCCTCGTGGAGGTCTTTTTGCTCATTTCTGCTCGGGGTCGGAACAGACCCTTGTGGCCCCTGACCCTAACTCTTCTGGGGTTTTCTTCGCggagggttggggaggaggcGCTCCTTGGAGGACTCTCCCAGACCCGCTCCCGCGCTTGACCGCCAGGCGTGGCCCGGGTGCTAAAACCCTTGCCCCGGGCCTCTCTGGCCCTGCCTCCGGAGCTGGGGATAGTGTGGAGGAAGGCTGGGGACCTAGGGGGGCTCTGGGAAGAGGGGAGCTTGGGAGTTCCCGATGGGGCTCCTCTTTGGTGCAAAATGACAGACGCCTCTGTCCCAAACTTTCTGCCTTGGGTCTAACGGGTCCTGTCCGGAGTCCTCCTGCTGCGCTCCTTCCTTTCCAGGAGGATGTTCCCTGTCCTGAAGGTGAACGTGTCTGGCCTGGACCCCAACGCCATGTACTCCTTCCTGCTGGACTTCGTGGCGGCCGACAACCACCGCTGGAAGTACGTGAACGGGGAGTGGGTGCCGGGGGGCAAGCCCGAGCCGCAGGCGCCCAGCTGTGTCTACATCCACCCGGACTCCCCCAACTTCGGGGCGCACTGGATGAAGGCGCCGGTGTCCTTCAGCAAAGTCAAGCTCACCAACAAACTCAACGGAGGGGGCCAGGTAGGTGTGATGGAGGCCACGGAGGGCGGGGACGGCGCGAACCGGGACGCGTTCCGCGTGGCGGATGTTGGAAGGGACGCTGCTTGCACGGAAGGCGACGTCTGCCCTGAAGAGACAGCCACAGCCTTCCTCCAATAGGTCCCCAGTGTCGTTTATGGTAAACTGATAATGGAGAGCCGGGAGAGGGCGCAAAGCCTCAACCTTTGAAGACTCAGGCACGTCTCAAACTTTGGGGCACCTCCGCGTTCTAGCCCTGAACTTTTCTAGGGGTAGAGAAAATATCAGCCTTGATGATAAAACAGTCACTTTAAATCTATACAAGTGTCACAATATTTACTGCGTGAAGTCTGAACAAACTTGtacatttgttcttttctaaagAACATTCTTTCTTTGGGGATTGTTACTGGGAGACCCCGTGTGCCAGGAAGCTGCAACCCAGCTGAGGCATTTAAAGATGTCTGTAGCCCTGGTGGCAGCCTCAGACTAGAACTTCGAAGGATTTCATGATGGGCATTCCCTGTCTTTAATGGGTTGCATCCCACATCCCTTTTCCCATACTCCTTGTGGGAAGCAGCACCTTGAAGGGAAACCCACCAGCTTGGATGGTAAGGACACCCTCTTGTGAGCTGCAGGATATTCTGCATCTTGgatgtatttttcttctcaacaGCAGGACAAATGGACGTTTTGTGGTCTTCACGGTGGTAGGATGGTGATGGTCACGGCTCTCGTGTTTCTGTCTCCCTCAGATCATGTTGAACTCCTTACATAAGTATGAGCCTCGAATCCACATAGTGAGAGTTGGGGGTCCTCAGCGCATGATCACCAGCCATTGCTTCCCGGAGACCCAGTTCATCGCTGTGACGGCTTATCAGAATGAGGAGGTGAGAGGGACGCAGGGAGAGGGAGCATCCTTGCAGGTCATGTGTGGTTAGTGTACTTTAGACCCATATTTAATGCCTTTTCAAATAACTTACCATAACTATAagatggggatggagggagaagagTTTAAAGTCAGTCCTCATTCAGGCATGTTTTTCCCCTGTAATTCTCTGTGACGGTGTCTAAAACTAGAAGCGTCAACTAAATGCTCAAACTGAAAAGATGAAGGAAACATGTAGGTGAAGAACGAGGAGAATCTCTTGAGAACAAGACTTGAGTGAGAGAGGGGCATCTCCTTAATTTCCCGAAAAGGTGGGGGGCAACCCTCCAGACCTGTGCAGTGTGAACAATCAACTAGATTCAGAATACGGTTTAGGTGCCTGTAAATCTACAACTGGATCCAACCGCAAAGTCCCGACATTTTGTGATGAGCTGGTTAAGCTGTCAGTGTTGACCGTCAACTAGAAGTAGCCAACTACTGTTTCCTGAGCGGATCTAGTTTATGTTTTGGGTCGTGTTTGTTTGATTGATGCACACAGAATATTATCAGCGGTACGTTAAATTTATTGTGAATCCCACTCAGAAAATCTGGCACTTGAAAACTTCTCATAAATAAGCTATTCTTTATGAAATATTACCATTACTCAGCCATTTTCAGCCTGGAAAGAAGTCTGATTATATTCGAATATTTAAAGGGGGTACTGGTGTTCCCCAGTTTCTTGGTGCCAAATGAAATCCTCTGGTTAATGAGCACCATGCTAGtaaattccatttcttcttcttctttttttttttttttccagatcacagctcttaaaattaaatacaatccATTTGCAAAAGCTTTCCTTGATGCAAAGGAAAGGTGAGAGAACTCTAACTATACCCTTTGGGCAAAGAAATACGCGGAAAGATGAAATAGTGCTGCAAGTACTATTTCCTGGGTGTTCTCCTTTCTGACAATTTGCTATACTTTTTTGACAGAAGTGATCACAAAGATATGATGGAAGAACCTGGAGACAGCCAGCAATCTGGGTACTCCCAATGTACGGTTTGTTGTGCTCTGCCCCAATGTACCTTTTTTTGGGACTAGACTGCTGAGAGCTAGAAGCTGGAGATGGAGCAGAGAGCGAGTTTCTGGGTGTGGTTGGGGAGCAGATTCTCCCTTCTGCAGTGCAAGGCACATGGCCCCATGATGCTGAAGCTGTGTTACTACTGGTCTTCAACTTCTGCTCTAACTAGGGGGTGTGGATTCTCACCCAGCTATGAGACTCTTGACAGAGAAGTCTAGGGGGGCATTAACCTGGGTTCTTTGCTTTAGCTCAGACGCAGCTCCACCCATGGCTGGGATGGATTGCTGATACCTTGGTGGGTGACTGCTGTGTTGGGCAAGAGGAGAACGCAGCTCATTATATCCATTTTGAGATGATTCCTATTTTTGCTAATGACTGAAAGCTGAAGGGCCATCTTTGGAGAGATGCTTATGAACAAATGTGGTTTTCCTCTTAGCCCACTTTGGTTCTGAGCATGTCCCGTCAACTCATGCTGGTTTTGGTGGAAACAGTGGCTCATAAGATGGGGAAAGTCTGCTTTAGGTCCAGCTTCCTCTAGGATTTTCATGAACCAGAGCCAAGCGATGCAGTTCTAGACGGTGGCGTCTACCAGGAGAAACTCCTTTGTCCAGCCCTCCACACATTTAACGTCTGAAATGATTGACATTGTTAAGAGAGATGGTGTTTGCTAGTCACTTCAAGAGGCTGGATGAACCAGCATGGCACACTCCTCAATCAGTTGTGTTCTCTCCCATATTTTTTGAGTCATCCTTCTAGGCTCATGTAACAGTCTGCTAAAGTGGCTCATGGACAGCCACAGAAGAGGTGACCATGAATAGTCACTCTGGGAAGTGATGGGGCCCAGGCTTGGGGGCAGATCTGGACCCTTCCCTCATTTAAATGTTGTCTGAAGAATTGTTTGTAGTTTGGAAATTGGAGCCAGAGTAGAAATTGGAGACCCCTAGATTtgcttttctgaattaaaaaatactaatagcCCAAAAAATAACGATAATaaagaagaatttgaaattttagagGAGGGCAGGACAGTGTTGGAACGATTTTCTGATTGATGCGTACTGCAGGAAGAATGTGAGCcgaaaacagaaaaaaggcagaaagtggGTGCCCATAAGGCAAGGACAACAGGTCCCCAGTAGGACTGTGTGGGCGGTGGGAGCCAGGTGAAGGGGAAGATAGAGGGACAGAAGCTGCATGGCTAgccctgtgtgtctgtttttaccgTTTGGTCATGCTCAGCATTTAGGAGCTGAAAGCTGACCTGCCTCGGGGAATGGAAAATCCCATTTCCATTGAGTGGCGAGGTGGTGTGGATTCTGGAGGCTGGGTTCCCATGAATGACAGCGGTTGAGGAAGCAGCTGGGGTTGGTGAGGCTGGGGTCCCCCAGGTTTTCTCAGGTGCCCTGAGAAACCTTGGTACCTGTGGCCTCTAGTAAGAAGCTGATGCCACAAAGCCTTAGGACTTGGATGGGGTACTCACGGTTAGGCAGTAGGAATCCTTGCCTCATCAGGGACCCCCAAGGAAAAGACCCACAGTTCCTTCCTCTCCGCTTGCCGGTCTTGTCAATCACGAGGTCATGCAAATGCCAGTTACTCAGCATTCTTTTCTCACAGCAGGGGGGTGGCTTATTCCTGGAACCAGCACCCTGTGTCCACCGGCCACCCCCCACCCTCAGTTTGGAGGCCCCCTCTCACTTCCCGCCTCGCACGGCTGTGAAAGGTACCCTGCCCTGAGGAACCACCGTCCGTCCCCCTACCCCAGCCCTTACGCGCATCGCAACAACTCTCCAAGTAAGTCGTAAGTGCAGACCAGGGGTTTGGGGTGGCCAGAAGCACACTCTGGAAAGGCCTTCTGCAGGGGTTCCAAGGGCAGAATAGGAGAACCTCTTCCAGAACCCACACTCAAACCCAGTTCTTTAGAGGCTCAAGAGGAACCTTCATTTCATGTCCAGCCACTGCTGGCTTGACCACCTGGAGGCCCAGACCAGGGGCTTTCGGTGCTGAATGAACGTCAGCGATTGCTCGAGCTTCTTTCCTCCAGGACTGTGGGCCCATCTCTAGGGGTGGGACCCAGGTGTGGATATTTTACGAACCTCTGTAAAGGGATGATGCTGGGTCAGCCAGGCACAAAAATGACCAACTTGACTAGATTCAAGTATGATTCTCCAAGGGATCCACCAAGCGTGATTCTCCAGGTGTGGTGCCCAGACCTGCTGCTTCAGAAGCTCCAGGGTTGGGGCGGCAGCCTGTTTGAGCAAGCCCTCGGGTCATCCTGATGCCGTGTTATGAACACTGGGCTACACCCTCAAGATCCCTTTAACTCCTTCTCTCTAACACCAGGTATGCCCAGACTTAGTTTTGTCTGGCtccaaaaggagggaaaaaagctaATGAACACCATAAAACAATTAAGCCATTAAAGCTGACTTGAAATGAAAGGAGCTTGCTTGGTAAGGAAATAGTTGTTGGCACTTCTTCAGCCAGAGGCTAGACTCAGAGGTTAGAagatcacattttaaattttgcctgGAGTAATGGTTTCTAAAGCCTCTTCAATTCTTAAGAAATAATCCTTTGGGAAAAGGCAGGttaaagttacatttttatttacttttttggtgaggaagattggccctgagcgagcATCtttggcccatcttcctcttttttgtgtgtgaggaagattgttgctgagctaacatctgtgccaatcttcctttattttttatatatgggacatcaccacagcatggcttgataagctgtgtatTAGTCagagcctgtgaaccccaggctgctgaagcagagcacctgaacttaaccactatgctaccaggccacctccttagttttatttttaaagataattcatCCCCGTCAGGTGATTGTAGGGCTCTGTTTCCACATGGTGGCTATTGGTCTAATGATAAAGAAAGAGCCTGGATTTGctggaatatattttcaaatgtatacatTTGGTAATAAATATTAGCCTTTGATGACCAATTAAGCAGGCTAGTggattattttctgtattcaatACTGCACACACGTTTTGTTTTCCATGTTGGGTAGCTCCAGTTGTTGGTAGCATTTCGCATTTTGTCACTCTTGGAAGACCCCGTTAATAATGACACTTTCTTATATCCCGTAGCCTATTCCGACAATTCCTCTGCATGTTTATCCATGCTCCAATCCCATGACAATTGGCCCAGCCTTGGAATGCCTGCTCATACCAGCATGCTCCCCATGAGTCCTAACACGGGTCCAGCTGCTGGCTCTAGGTAAAGTATGTCCGGGGAATGATGGAAGCCATCCTGGGAGCTCCGGGTATCTGACTTCATGCCATTTTCATTCATTGGCCTTTATTCTGCCCTTTACCTGCAGATGGTCGAGTTTTTAGTTATAATTCTACCTTTAGCCGGGTGTGTCTGGCGATTCCAGGTTACATGACTGCTGTGAGTTCCTGCTCGTCTGTTCTGTGGGAGGACCGGTGGCGCCCTCATGGTGGTGGCAGTAACAAAAGGAAACAGGGCCCCCATCCTGACTATGTTATCTACTAGGTCATATAATGGACAAGTCTCTTAAATTCTCTGAACCTcgttttcttcaagaaaaagat is a genomic window of Equus przewalskii isolate Varuska chromosome 32, EquPr2, whole genome shotgun sequence containing:
- the TBXT gene encoding T-box transcription factor T, yielding MSSPGTEGAGKSLQYRVDHLLSAVESELQAGSEKGDPTERELRVGLEESELWLRFKQLTNEMIVTKNGRRMFPVLKVNVSGLDPNAMYSFLLDFVAADNHRWKYVNGEWVPGGKPEPQAPSCVYIHPDSPNFGAHWMKAPVSFSKVKLTNKLNGGGQIMLNSLHKYEPRIHIVRVGGPQRMITSHCFPETQFIAVTAYQNEEITALKIKYNPFAKAFLDAKERSDHKDMMEEPGDSQQSGYSQSGGWLIPGTSTLCPPATPHPQFGGPLSLPASHGCERYPALRNHRPSPYPSPYAHRNNSPTYSDNSSACLSMLQSHDNWPSLGMPAHTSMLPMSPNTGPAAGSSQYPSLWSVSNGTITPGAQTAAMSNGLGAQFFRGSPTHAAPLAHPVSAPSSSGSPLYEGTATATDIPDSQYDASAQARLIASWTPVSPPSM
- the LOC139080741 gene encoding uncharacterized protein, whose product is MDLDSCSEGLWSSCVDLLHFLSFASPALLLSDLCHSFPDSEFEGYLCIKVNSPNAAMRAHLSVSLWGWGREEEEWLVLAAVLRTDCKGKKFTTGCTREALNEAVVKDERCSPATAPSVTSSLQRPPLLRSDLWISLLNAWDVRRWRVETSLRVFEISHFFFFPGVLVVFGWPAPVCGAELKSEPQSWSQLVYTPVSPSSSGLWENRPPSGNRHTHPHTSTQIPWPEEPGRRRLWRVRVPGANEVLLVPLSGRNFLSLDELLGHSVHLRQQKKLTTGDRLERPRRWGTWEEDQETEAGTTRFGRAAREGSGGAQPALRHGAPASFLPPSRAPILGGMLLFKETLLNYFLLIVTFPSLSSPSCSQKGNKPAESHTAGNGGRAGPSPTGKRTPTLARRRTPRAAPSHSHPPQKQRPDYRGQANSQITVSARAALVHKVLFLYGKRENFQIGVVWLTSVCVAQRQTASARGFPSRLAKATGNGARRGGLIHGLGC